In Chitinophaga sp. HK235, a single window of DNA contains:
- the murF gene encoding UDP-N-acetylmuramoyl-tripeptide--D-alanyl-D-alanine ligase, which yields MTIEQLYNIYLQHRSVQTDTRKLKANDIFFALKGDNFNGNTFAAKALEMGAAFAVVDEVAYFTHPDRMMLVDNVLETLQALALWHRKQLNIPFLAITGTNGKTTTKELVNAALSAGFKTYATIGNLNNHIGVPLTILGISSDVEIAVIEMGASHQQEIASYCTIALPTHGIITNIGKAHLEGFGSEEGVKKAKGELYDYLRANNGTVFVCNDYPYLIEMSKGISKVVTYGNKDADYTGTPAADKALLGVQVTGNSAIGFIQTQLTGSYNFPNVMAAVAVASHFNVPVEKIGPAIANYTPSNNRSQVIQQGTNTIIMDAYNANPSSMKAAIDNFVGINAPRKVLMLGAMMELGTDSIHEHEALVAQLQRHHWEAVVLVGGDFKKINHPYIFLENSAEAAQWLQQQQFQDTYLLIKGSRSTGMEKVIA from the coding sequence GTGACCATAGAACAACTGTATAATATCTACCTGCAGCACCGCAGTGTTCAGACAGATACCCGCAAACTGAAGGCTAATGACATTTTCTTCGCACTCAAAGGAGATAACTTCAACGGCAATACGTTTGCAGCCAAAGCGCTCGAAATGGGAGCCGCTTTTGCTGTAGTAGATGAAGTCGCCTACTTTACTCACCCCGACAGGATGATGCTGGTAGACAACGTGCTGGAGACATTACAGGCACTGGCACTATGGCACCGGAAACAGCTGAATATCCCCTTTCTGGCCATTACCGGTACTAACGGTAAAACCACTACGAAAGAACTGGTCAACGCCGCTTTATCTGCCGGCTTTAAAACATATGCCACCATCGGCAATCTCAACAACCATATCGGTGTTCCGCTCACCATCCTGGGCATATCCTCCGATGTGGAAATAGCCGTGATCGAAATGGGCGCCAGCCATCAGCAGGAAATAGCCAGCTACTGCACCATCGCCCTGCCTACCCATGGTATCATCACCAATATTGGGAAAGCCCACCTGGAAGGCTTCGGCAGCGAAGAAGGGGTAAAAAAAGCCAAAGGAGAACTGTACGATTACCTCAGGGCCAACAATGGTACCGTATTCGTATGCAACGACTATCCTTATCTGATCGAGATGAGCAAAGGCATCAGCAAAGTAGTCACCTATGGCAACAAAGACGCCGACTATACCGGTACCCCCGCAGCAGACAAGGCGCTCCTCGGCGTACAGGTAACCGGCAACAGCGCTATCGGATTTATACAGACCCAACTTACCGGCTCCTATAACTTCCCCAATGTAATGGCCGCCGTGGCCGTAGCCAGCCACTTCAACGTGCCTGTGGAAAAGATCGGTCCCGCTATCGCCAACTATACGCCTTCCAACAACCGCTCCCAGGTTATCCAACAGGGTACCAATACTATCATCATGGATGCATACAATGCCAATCCTTCCAGTATGAAAGCGGCCATCGATAACTTCGTAGGTATCAATGCTCCCCGCAAAGTGCTGATGCTCGGTGCCATGATGGAGCTGGGCACCGACAGTATCCACGAACATGAAGCTTTGGTGGCGCAGTTACAACGCCATCACTGGGAAGCAGTGGTACTCGTAGGCGGGGATTTTAAAAAGATAAATCATCCTTACATCTTCCTGGAAAATTCAGCCGAAGCCGCCCAATGGCTGCAGCAGCAACAATTTCAGGACACTTACCTACTTATCAAAGGGTCTCGAAGCACCGGTATGGAAAAGGTGATTGCATAA
- a CDS encoding YceI family protein, producing the protein MKSLICLLFLALLSSPLLAQDIFSSKNTHFSFFSSSPLEDIEAKTEKGVSAINIKTKAIYFKVPIASFQFRQKLMQEHFNQNYLESDKYPYAEFKGKVLEDADLSKDGTYQVTVEGTLNLHGVEKTYKEKGTITVRGGNITAGATFNIRIADHRIDIPTIVVKNIAEVVAVTVNALYTVVNR; encoded by the coding sequence ATGAAAAGCCTTATCTGTTTATTATTCCTGGCCCTATTGTCCTCACCGCTGCTGGCGCAGGATATTTTCTCCTCTAAAAACACTCACTTTTCTTTCTTTTCCTCTTCTCCGCTGGAAGACATCGAAGCGAAGACAGAGAAAGGTGTGTCTGCCATCAACATCAAAACCAAGGCTATCTATTTCAAGGTGCCAATTGCTTCTTTCCAGTTCAGGCAGAAGCTGATGCAGGAACATTTCAACCAAAACTATCTGGAAAGTGACAAGTATCCTTATGCCGAATTCAAAGGAAAAGTGCTGGAAGATGCAGACCTCAGCAAAGACGGTACCTATCAGGTAACGGTAGAGGGTACACTGAATCTGCATGGAGTAGAAAAAACCTACAAGGAAAAAGGTACTATCACCGTACGGGGCGGTAACATCACTGCCGGTGCCACTTTTAACATCCGCATAGCAGATCATCGTATCGATATCCCTACGATCGTGGTGAAAAATATCGCGGAGGTAGTTGCCGTCACAGTAAATGCACTGTATACAGTTGTCAACCGGTAA
- a CDS encoding DUF5777 family beta-barrel protein yields MKIIVSLMLLAGISFYAQAQDDLSKLFDSTGVRHPKVLYTYKGTRIIMGHSTETLRKHELDFRVDHRFGDLAGEFGGVKTFYGMDNSTDIRIGLEYGITDRLMVGLGRSKGSGAQRQLVDVLAKYRLLEQTQDDHMPVSLSLLGSAVISCMTSEADPHQAAYFKDAADRLSYVAQAIVSRKFGILSLTLSPTFVHRNRVGYMDMNNLFAMGVGGRLKLSKRVGLIAEYYYPFRSDDSKNYYKKITSLYNPLAVGVEIETGGHVFHINFTNATAIQETQFIPETTSSWLQGQYRWGFNISRRFTLFGKKDWKK; encoded by the coding sequence ATGAAAATTATTGTTTCCCTGATGCTGCTGGCCGGTATCAGCTTCTATGCCCAGGCGCAGGACGACCTGAGCAAACTCTTCGATTCTACCGGTGTCCGGCATCCCAAAGTATTGTATACCTACAAGGGCACCCGCATAATCATGGGGCATTCTACAGAAACACTCCGTAAACATGAGCTGGACTTCCGGGTGGACCACCGTTTTGGTGACCTGGCCGGAGAATTCGGTGGCGTAAAGACATTTTATGGCATGGACAATTCTACGGATATCCGTATTGGTCTGGAGTATGGTATTACAGACAGGCTGATGGTAGGACTGGGCCGTTCCAAAGGCTCCGGTGCGCAACGCCAGCTGGTGGACGTACTGGCGAAATACCGTTTGCTGGAACAAACACAGGATGATCATATGCCGGTATCCCTGTCACTGCTGGGCTCCGCAGTGATATCCTGTATGACATCGGAAGCAGACCCGCATCAGGCCGCATATTTCAAGGATGCAGCAGACCGGCTGAGTTATGTGGCCCAGGCTATTGTCTCCCGGAAATTTGGCATCCTGTCCTTAACGCTGTCTCCTACTTTCGTACATCGCAACCGGGTCGGTTACATGGACATGAACAATCTGTTTGCCATGGGCGTAGGTGGCCGGCTGAAGCTGTCGAAGCGAGTGGGACTGATCGCTGAATATTATTATCCTTTCCGGTCTGATGACAGCAAGAATTACTACAAGAAGATTACTTCACTCTATAACCCATTGGCAGTAGGTGTTGAGATAGAAACCGGCGGACACGTGTTTCATATCAACTTCACCAATGCCACTGCTATCCAGGAGACCCAGTTCATACCAGAGACCACTTCCTCCTGGTTGCAGGGACAATACCGCTGGGGTTTTAATATTTCCCGTAGATTTACATTATTCGGGAAAAAGGATTGGAAAAAATAA
- a CDS encoding DUF4157 domain-containing protein, with product MEKIRCRIHVDSGLARIAAMVMGVEQVAMVLGRTIHLYGASRLEFLADTAWLRHEACHVKQYQQYGMIGFLRRYLYECARKGYYHNRLEIAARMAETDPLMLEGIEII from the coding sequence TTGGAAAAAATAAGATGCCGTATACACGTTGATTCAGGGCTTGCCCGCATTGCCGCTATGGTAATGGGAGTAGAACAGGTAGCCATGGTATTGGGACGCACCATACATCTGTATGGGGCGTCCCGTTTGGAGTTTCTGGCTGATACTGCCTGGCTCCGTCATGAGGCCTGTCATGTAAAGCAATACCAGCAATATGGTATGATTGGTTTCCTGAGAAGATATCTGTATGAATGTGCCCGCAAGGGATATTATCATAACAGGCTGGAAATAGCAGCCAGAATGGCGGAGACCGATCCGCTCATGCTGGAAGGAATAGAAATTATCTAA
- the apaG gene encoding Co2+/Mg2+ efflux protein ApaG yields MVKKVTEGITISVETFYQPDYSNPIGGEFMFAYRITIENNNTFPIKLLRRHWFIIDSNGSHREVEGEGVVGVQPLLAPGETYQYVSGSNLRTEIGKMYGTYQMENQLDKKILEVRIPEFQMVVPFKLN; encoded by the coding sequence ATGGTTAAGAAGGTAACAGAGGGCATCACCATCAGCGTGGAAACATTCTACCAGCCGGATTATTCCAATCCTATTGGAGGCGAATTTATGTTTGCTTACCGTATCACCATTGAAAACAACAATACATTCCCCATCAAATTACTGCGCCGTCACTGGTTTATCATTGATTCCAACGGTTCCCACCGTGAAGTGGAAGGCGAGGGTGTAGTAGGTGTTCAGCCACTGCTGGCCCCCGGCGAAACCTATCAATATGTCTCGGGCTCCAACCTCCGCACCGAGATCGGGAAGATGTACGGTACTTATCAAATGGAAAATCAGCTTGATAAGAAAATCCTGGAAGTCAGGATTCCTGAGTTCCAGATGGTTGTTCCGTTTAAACTGAACTAA
- a CDS encoding porin family protein, whose product MKRIFLLALTIGMVQMGMAQSGYRTFREKVRLGFKLDPMISILKPQESGVNRNSAKAGLAFGVMADFNLNETGNYALASGFNVVLGGSKLKYDAGKGLGDFKASPAEYNMKLTYIEIPLALKLKTTSHNDIDWWGQFGTYLAFPVSGRADIISLNQTFDRVNILPEMNRINVGMLIGAGIEYPLGETLTGIVGVTYQNGFVDVTRNAKWNDGKVNMNSFALRLGVYF is encoded by the coding sequence ATGAAGAGGATTTTCCTTTTAGCATTGACAATAGGTATGGTGCAGATGGGGATGGCGCAGAGCGGTTACCGTACTTTCCGGGAGAAAGTGCGACTGGGCTTTAAATTAGACCCGATGATATCAATACTGAAACCACAGGAATCAGGTGTGAACCGCAACAGTGCTAAAGCGGGTCTGGCTTTTGGCGTGATGGCCGATTTTAACCTGAACGAAACCGGTAACTATGCCCTGGCTTCGGGCTTCAACGTGGTGCTGGGTGGCAGCAAGCTGAAATACGATGCCGGCAAGGGATTGGGCGATTTTAAAGCCAGTCCGGCAGAATACAATATGAAACTCACCTACATTGAGATACCACTGGCGCTGAAGTTAAAAACGACCTCGCATAATGATATCGACTGGTGGGGACAATTCGGTACCTACCTCGCATTCCCTGTCAGCGGAAGGGCAGATATCATCTCCCTGAATCAAACCTTTGACAGAGTGAACATACTGCCGGAAATGAACCGTATCAACGTTGGCATGCTCATCGGCGCCGGTATTGAATATCCGTTGGGCGAAACCCTTACCGGCATAGTAGGTGTCACCTATCAGAATGGTTTTGTGGATGTGACCCGCAATGCGAAATGGAATGATGGTAAGGTAAATATGAATAGCTTTGCACTTCGGCTGGGCGTATATTTCTAG
- a CDS encoding NAD+ synthase has translation MKIILAQQNYHIGNFEHNTQKIIDGIHAAKAQGADLVVFSELCVCGYPPRDFLEFEDFIGQCYHAIDVIKAHTKDIAVLVGGPARNPQREGKDLFNAAWFLHEGEVKQVVHKTLLPTYDVFDEYRYFEPSYEWNIIPFKGKKLAVTICEDIWNLGNNPLYRVCPMDVLMAQEPDVMINLSASPFDYDHDEDRKEIIRANVLKYRLPMYYCNTVGSQTEIVFDGGSLIFDAAGNVAKVLPYFTEAMDGMDLEDLLCQEVAPAATQAFTPLTELVFDHNIHRIYDALVLGIRDYFGKMGFKKAILGSSGGIDSAVTLAIACDALGSENVRAVLMPSPYSTDHSVDDAVALSKNLNNPYDIIRINDIYENFLTTLEPYFKGLPFNVAEENTQSRIRGNLLMGLSNKFGYILLNTSNKSELSTGYGTLYGDMAGGLSVLGDVYKMQVYALARYINREREIIPVNIIDKAPSAELRPNQKDSDSLPDYTVLDKLLYQYIERRQGPKEIIAQGFDSALVSRALKMVNTNEYKRNQFCPIIRVSSKAFGVGRRMPIVGKYLS, from the coding sequence ATGAAGATTATACTGGCACAACAGAACTACCATATAGGCAATTTTGAACACAACACACAGAAGATCATTGATGGCATTCATGCTGCAAAGGCGCAGGGCGCCGATCTGGTGGTGTTTTCCGAGTTGTGTGTTTGCGGGTATCCTCCCCGTGATTTCCTTGAGTTTGAAGACTTTATCGGGCAATGTTATCATGCTATTGATGTGATTAAAGCCCATACCAAAGATATCGCCGTGCTGGTAGGCGGCCCGGCACGCAATCCTCAGCGTGAAGGTAAAGACCTCTTTAATGCGGCCTGGTTCCTTCATGAAGGAGAAGTGAAACAGGTAGTGCACAAAACACTGCTGCCTACCTATGACGTTTTTGATGAATACCGCTATTTTGAACCATCCTACGAATGGAATATCATTCCGTTCAAAGGAAAAAAACTGGCTGTAACTATCTGTGAAGATATCTGGAACCTGGGCAACAACCCCCTGTACCGGGTATGTCCGATGGATGTGCTGATGGCGCAGGAACCAGATGTGATGATCAATCTCTCTGCTTCCCCTTTTGATTATGATCATGATGAAGACAGAAAAGAGATCATCCGGGCTAATGTGCTCAAATACAGGCTGCCCATGTATTATTGCAATACCGTAGGCTCTCAGACGGAGATCGTATTTGATGGTGGTTCCCTGATTTTTGATGCTGCCGGTAATGTGGCGAAGGTATTGCCTTACTTCACGGAAGCCATGGATGGTATGGACCTGGAAGATCTGCTCTGCCAGGAAGTCGCACCAGCGGCCACGCAGGCATTTACTCCGCTGACCGAACTGGTTTTTGACCACAACATCCATCGTATCTATGATGCGCTGGTATTGGGCATCCGTGATTATTTCGGTAAGATGGGCTTCAAAAAGGCGATCCTGGGCTCTTCCGGCGGGATAGACAGCGCTGTGACCCTCGCCATCGCCTGTGATGCGCTGGGCAGCGAAAACGTAAGGGCTGTGCTGATGCCTTCCCCCTACTCTACTGATCATTCTGTAGACGATGCGGTGGCTTTGTCCAAAAATCTGAACAATCCCTATGATATCATCCGTATCAACGATATCTATGAAAATTTCCTGACCACGCTGGAGCCCTATTTCAAAGGGCTGCCCTTTAATGTGGCGGAAGAAAATACTCAGTCCCGTATCCGTGGTAACCTGCTGATGGGACTGTCCAACAAATTCGGGTATATTCTGTTGAATACATCCAATAAGAGCGAGCTGTCTACCGGTTATGGCACGCTTTACGGCGATATGGCTGGTGGCCTGTCTGTACTGGGGGATGTGTACAAAATGCAGGTATATGCGCTGGCCCGTTATATCAACCGGGAGCGGGAGATTATACCGGTAAACATCATTGATAAGGCCCCTTCTGCAGAGCTGCGCCCTAATCAGAAAGACAGCGACAGCCTGCCGGATTACACCGTGCTGGACAAACTGCTGTACCAGTACATTGAGCGCCGTCAGGGTCCTAAAGAAATTATCGCTCAGGGCTTCGATTCCGCTTTGGTTTCGCGGGCCTTAAAGATGGTCAACACCAATGAATATAAAAGAAATCAGTTCTGCCCTATTATCCGTGTCTCTTCCAAAGCCTTTGGTGTAGGCCGCAGGATGCCGATAGTAGGTAAATATCTCAGCTAA
- the serS gene encoding serine--tRNA ligase, with amino-acid sequence MLQVPFIRQNKDLVLERLALKNFKEVALVDEVLALDDKRKKLTLEYDETQAQVNSLSKEIGKLMAQGKKEEGEQQRAAVNALKEKLGPVNDELNATEKALHDTLVKLPNLPAAIVPPGNSPEENVEVRRGGTTPVLPADAVPHWDLAKKYQLIDFELGNKITGSGFPVFKNKGARLQRALVQYFLDYNLENGYTEYAPPYLVNETSAFGTGQLPDKEGQMYHAKDDNYFLIPTAEVPLTNIYRDEIVKDTDLPIRMTGYTPCFRREAGSYGKDVRGLNRVHQFDKVEIVQIVHPEKSYEALDQMVAHVEQLLNNLGLEYRILRLCGGDMSFTAAITYDFEVYSAAQQKWLEVSSVSNFETFQTNRMKIRFKEQNGKPQLAHSLNGSSLALPRIMACLLENNQTADGIQLPAVLHSYFGADKIN; translated from the coding sequence ATGTTACAAGTACCGTTTATACGTCAAAATAAAGATCTGGTGTTGGAACGCCTGGCCCTGAAAAACTTCAAGGAAGTGGCTTTGGTAGATGAAGTGCTGGCACTGGACGACAAGCGTAAGAAATTAACCCTGGAATACGATGAAACACAAGCGCAGGTGAACAGTCTCTCCAAAGAGATCGGTAAACTGATGGCGCAGGGCAAAAAAGAAGAGGGAGAACAGCAAAGGGCAGCCGTAAACGCCCTGAAAGAGAAGCTGGGTCCTGTAAATGATGAACTGAATGCTACCGAAAAAGCATTGCATGATACCCTGGTGAAACTGCCTAACCTGCCTGCAGCGATCGTTCCTCCCGGCAACAGCCCGGAAGAAAACGTGGAAGTGCGCAGAGGTGGTACCACCCCTGTTTTACCAGCAGACGCCGTACCTCACTGGGACCTGGCTAAAAAATACCAGCTGATTGATTTTGAGCTGGGCAATAAAATCACCGGTAGCGGTTTCCCTGTTTTCAAAAACAAAGGTGCCCGTCTGCAACGTGCGCTGGTTCAGTATTTCCTGGATTATAACCTGGAAAACGGTTATACAGAATATGCTCCTCCTTACCTGGTAAATGAAACCTCTGCCTTCGGCACCGGTCAGCTGCCAGACAAGGAAGGACAGATGTACCACGCTAAAGACGATAACTACTTCCTGATCCCGACTGCAGAAGTACCACTGACCAATATTTACCGCGACGAGATCGTAAAAGATACAGACCTGCCGATCAGAATGACCGGTTATACTCCTTGTTTCCGCCGGGAAGCCGGATCCTACGGTAAAGACGTACGCGGCCTCAACCGGGTGCATCAGTTCGACAAAGTAGAGATCGTACAGATCGTACATCCCGAAAAGTCTTACGAAGCGCTGGACCAAATGGTAGCCCATGTAGAGCAGCTGCTGAACAACCTGGGACTGGAATACCGTATTCTGCGTTTGTGCGGTGGTGATATGAGTTTCACTGCTGCCATCACCTACGACTTTGAAGTGTATAGCGCAGCGCAGCAGAAATGGCTGGAAGTGAGCTCTGTATCTAACTTCGAAACATTCCAGACCAACCGTATGAAGATCCGCTTCAAAGAACAAAACGGCAAGCCTCAGCTGGCGCATTCCCTGAATGGCAGCTCCCTGGCGCTTCCCCGCATTATGGCCTGCCTGCTGGAAAACAACCAGACAGCAGATGGTATCCAACTGCCAGCCGTACTGCACAGTTATTTCGGAGCAGACAAGATCAATTAA
- a CDS encoding GNAT family N-acetyltransferase: MRHFLPNGAELIIRQPTTADASSLLDNFQRMTQETDFLLFTYAESLELSQRTEEDYIKTYLGNSDQLMLLAVVEDKVVGSITINHSGYNKKGHTAEMGIAVERAWSGLGIGRRLMTAMLRWAEQHKKIHLLYLQVFATNDRAMHLYRNFGFQECGRLPNGIELRDGQYVDLVTMYRQV, translated from the coding sequence ATGCGACACTTTTTGCCAAACGGAGCTGAACTTATTATCCGGCAGCCAACTACCGCAGATGCTTCCAGCCTGCTGGATAATTTTCAGCGGATGACACAGGAAACCGACTTCCTGTTGTTCACATATGCGGAGTCGCTGGAATTGAGCCAACGAACAGAGGAAGATTATATCAAAACCTATCTGGGTAATTCAGATCAGCTGATGCTGCTGGCCGTAGTGGAAGATAAGGTGGTAGGCTCTATCACCATCAATCACAGCGGGTATAACAAAAAAGGGCATACTGCTGAAATGGGTATTGCCGTGGAACGTGCCTGGAGCGGCCTGGGTATAGGTCGTCGCCTGATGACTGCCATGTTGCGCTGGGCTGAACAGCACAAAAAAATACATCTACTCTATCTGCAGGTATTTGCTACCAACGACAGGGCCATGCACCTCTATCGTAATTTTGGCTTTCAGGAATGTGGCCGCCTGCCCAACGGAATAGAGCTGCGCGATGGCCAGTATGTAGATCTGGTGACTATGTACCGCCAGGTATAA
- a CDS encoding HesA/MoeB/ThiF family protein, whose amino-acid sequence MQRYDRQTRLEGFGPEKQRLLQQASVLVIGAGGLGVPVLQYLTAMGIGKIGIVEHDTVSVTNLQRQVLYTTADQDKPKIQLAADRLGQLNPEVQLVQHDTWLTTDNALEIIQPYDVVVDCSDNFGTRYLVNDACVIAGKPLVYGAIYKYEGQLSVFNYQGGATYRCIFPEPPEAGEMLNCSEIGVLGVLPGIIGCYQANEVVKVITGIGTPLKNQLMTIDTLHNTHLIFNITPVAANRQIQRLAGNYQQTVCEVNNLQSLSVQQLHGWLQQGDALQLLDVREDDEWEICHIPQAIHIPMGQVLGRVAALQPEAPVAVLCHHGMRSRAVGQRLVEMGFKQVYNVEGGIHAWACSIDDQMQTY is encoded by the coding sequence ATGCAACGATACGACCGACAGACAAGACTGGAAGGCTTCGGCCCGGAAAAACAACGTTTATTGCAACAGGCCTCAGTGCTGGTGATCGGCGCCGGTGGCCTGGGAGTGCCGGTATTACAATACCTGACAGCAATGGGCATCGGTAAAATCGGTATTGTGGAACATGATACCGTATCCGTCACTAACCTGCAAAGACAGGTGTTATATACCACTGCAGACCAGGACAAACCTAAAATACAACTGGCTGCCGACCGGCTTGGGCAGCTGAATCCGGAAGTACAGCTGGTACAACATGACACCTGGCTCACGACAGATAATGCCCTGGAAATCATACAGCCTTATGATGTAGTGGTAGATTGTTCCGATAACTTTGGCACCCGTTACCTTGTCAACGATGCCTGCGTAATTGCCGGTAAACCGCTGGTTTACGGAGCTATCTATAAATACGAAGGACAACTGAGTGTTTTCAACTATCAGGGAGGAGCTACCTACCGCTGTATATTCCCTGAACCACCGGAAGCCGGTGAGATGTTGAACTGCAGTGAGATCGGCGTGCTGGGCGTGTTGCCCGGTATCATTGGGTGTTATCAGGCTAATGAAGTGGTGAAAGTGATTACTGGTATCGGTACACCACTCAAAAACCAGCTGATGACCATCGATACGCTGCATAATACCCACCTGATTTTTAATATTACCCCGGTAGCGGCCAACAGGCAGATACAGCGCCTGGCAGGCAACTACCAGCAAACCGTATGTGAAGTGAATAATTTACAGTCCTTGTCTGTTCAGCAGCTGCATGGCTGGCTGCAACAGGGCGACGCCCTGCAATTGCTTGATGTGAGAGAAGATGATGAATGGGAGATCTGCCATATTCCGCAAGCCATCCATATTCCGATGGGGCAGGTATTGGGCCGTGTGGCCGCACTGCAGCCGGAAGCACCGGTAGCAGTATTGTGTCATCATGGGATGCGTAGCCGTGCTGTCGGACAACGACTGGTAGAAATGGGCTTCAAACAGGTATATAATGTGGAAGGTGGTATCCATGCGTGGGCCTGTAGTATAGATGATCAGATGCAAACTTATTAA
- a CDS encoding sulfite exporter TauE/SafE family protein, which translates to MVIELCILFFLVALLYSAAGFGGGSSYLAILALWSVDFQLMKSTALLCNVAVVAGGVYHFYKSGHLPLKKAWQLSLVSVPLAFAGSYLPLKQETFFLLLGFALTLAAVFMCYRLFFERNQEPETLRESNGTLYGLIGGGIGLLSGMTGIGGGIYLAPVLRLGKYDTAKNVAGLSSFFILVNSIAGLLGQAAKQAIIFDAAFAGPLLLAVVVGGQIGARLSARVLKPRWVAGATAVLILYAGVRMLIK; encoded by the coding sequence GTGGTCATAGAACTCTGTATCCTTTTTTTCCTGGTAGCATTGCTTTATTCAGCCGCCGGTTTTGGTGGCGGTTCCAGTTACCTGGCTATCCTGGCTTTGTGGAGCGTGGATTTTCAGTTGATGAAATCCACCGCCTTGCTGTGTAATGTGGCAGTGGTGGCGGGCGGTGTGTATCATTTTTATAAAAGTGGTCATCTGCCGCTTAAAAAGGCCTGGCAGTTGTCACTGGTGAGTGTACCGCTGGCTTTTGCGGGCAGTTACCTGCCGTTGAAGCAGGAAACTTTTTTTCTGTTGCTGGGCTTTGCACTGACGCTGGCGGCGGTGTTTATGTGTTACCGTCTTTTTTTTGAGCGTAACCAGGAACCGGAGACGCTGCGGGAAAGCAACGGAACGCTTTATGGTCTTATCGGCGGAGGTATAGGTTTGTTGTCAGGTATGACCGGCATCGGCGGAGGTATTTATCTGGCCCCTGTCTTACGGTTGGGCAAATATGATACCGCCAAGAATGTGGCTGGTCTCAGCAGTTTTTTTATTCTTGTTAATTCCATTGCCGGCCTTTTGGGGCAGGCAGCCAAACAGGCGATCATATTTGATGCTGCATTTGCCGGCCCTCTCCTGCTGGCGGTCGTTGTTGGCGGACAGATAGGTGCAAGGCTAAGTGCCCGGGTGCTGAAACCCCGATGGGTGGCGGGTGCTACGGCTGTATTGATTTTATATGCTGGTGTGAGAATGCTGATCAAATAG
- the moaA gene encoding GTP 3',8-cyclase MoaA, producing the protein MLTDAHHRIIDYVRLSVTDRCNLRCTYCMPENMRFVKSDALLTDSEIISLLQTLASAGISKVRITGGEPFMRPGLINLLSAIKAIPGITQLAITTNGVLTRDYIPALQQLGITHINLSLDTLQPARFLQITRRDQFDAVMQTLDSLLAHQMKVKINVVVMEDVNTDELVHFTSLTRDHALSVRFIEEMPFNGQGHMFSGITWNYRTILDTIHEKYPLHKLPDPPHATALLYSIPGHQGNIGVIPAYSRTFCGTCNRLRISAIGSVKTCLYGADTINVKDLLRSGTPLLPALQQVLHHRAANGFDAEKQHTRIPESMSVIGG; encoded by the coding sequence ATGCTGACTGATGCCCATCATCGTATAATCGATTACGTTAGACTGTCGGTCACCGACCGGTGCAACCTCCGTTGCACCTATTGTATGCCGGAAAATATGCGCTTCGTGAAGTCTGATGCCCTACTCACAGACAGCGAAATCATCTCCCTGCTGCAAACATTAGCCAGTGCCGGCATTTCAAAAGTCAGGATCACCGGTGGAGAGCCTTTTATGCGACCCGGACTTATCAACCTGCTTTCAGCCATCAAAGCCATACCCGGTATAACGCAACTCGCCATCACCACCAATGGTGTACTTACCCGCGATTATATACCCGCCCTGCAACAACTGGGCATCACACATATCAATCTTAGTCTCGATACCCTGCAACCCGCACGTTTTCTACAGATCACCCGCCGTGATCAATTTGATGCGGTCATGCAAACGCTCGATAGTCTGCTGGCCCATCAGATGAAAGTGAAGATCAATGTAGTGGTGATGGAAGATGTGAATACCGACGAGCTGGTCCATTTCACTTCCCTCACCCGCGACCATGCGCTGTCAGTACGGTTCATTGAAGAGATGCCCTTTAACGGTCAGGGACATATGTTTTCAGGCATTACCTGGAACTACCGGACCATCCTCGATACTATCCATGAAAAATATCCCCTGCATAAACTGCCCGACCCTCCGCATGCCACCGCATTGCTTTACAGCATACCCGGCCATCAAGGTAATATAGGCGTCATACCTGCCTATAGCCGTACCTTCTGCGGCACCTGCAACAGATTACGTATATCCGCCATCGGTAGTGTCAAAACCTGCCTGTATGGCGCAGATACCATCAATGTGAAAGACCTGCTAAGATCAGGAACACCCCTGCTGCCGGCCTTGCAACAGGTATTACACCACCGCGCTGCCAATGGCTTTGATGCGGAAAAACAGCACACCCGCATTCCGGAAAGCATGTCTGTAATAGGAGGGTAG